The Daucus carota subsp. sativus chromosome 9, DH1 v3.0, whole genome shotgun sequence genome window below encodes:
- the LOC108200394 gene encoding polygalacturonase translates to MAYFLRLTLFIIFLVNSALAARVSINVLRLGARADGRTDVSKVFLRAWNSACASTRPAQIYVPRGRYLIRGPIVFSGHNCKHSMFIRIQGTIVASTNYNLIATNGNWIKFENVNGLSISGGIIDAKGAALWNCKKSGNNCPAGATSIGFYSSTNVVVSRLTSINSQMFHMIVYKCRTVRLRGIKILALGSSPNTDGINVQLSSGVSIFNSRISTGDDCVSIGPGTTNTWIENVFCGPGHGISIGSLGWDLHEPGVQNLTVKSVAFRNSDNGVRIKTWARSSNGFVRDVLFKNIAMSNVKNPILIDQDYCPNNQDCPGKVSGIKISNVRYQDIRGSSATPIAVQLQCSKKYPCSGIRLQDVVLTYKNQAAKASCANAGGTASGVIKPSGCL, encoded by the exons ATGGCTTATTTTCTTAGACTAACACTTTTTATCATTTTTCTGGTAAATTCAGCACTGGCAGCAAGAGTCTCGATCAATGTGCTAAGATTGGGAGCCAGAGCTGATGGCAGGACGGATGTTTCTAAGGTTTTCCTTAGGGCGTGGAATTCAGCTTGCGCTTCTACTAGGCCAGCTCAAATTTACGTGCCCCGGGGAAGATACTTGATTCGTGGTCCTATAGTCTTCAGTGGCCACAACTGCAAACACAGCATGTTCATTCGTATCCAGGGCACTATTGTAGCTTCTACTAACTACAATCTTATCGCCACGAATGGAAACTGGATCAAGTTTGAGAATGTCAATGGACTTTCCATTTCTGGAGGAATCATAGATGCTAAAGGAGCAGCTCTGTGGAATTGCAAAAAATCCGGAAACAACTGCCCTGCAGGGGCAACG AGCATAGGGTTCTACAGCTCGACGAACGTAGTTGTGAGTAGACTAACGTCAATAAACAGCCAAATGTTCCACATGATTGTCTACAAATGCAGAACTGTGAGGTTACGAGGAATCAAAATCTTAGCACTCGGCAGTAGCCCCAACACTGATGGTATTAATGTGCAGTTATCATCAGGAGTCAGCATCTTCAACTCTCGTATTAGTACTGGGGATGACTGCGTGTCAATTGGACCTGGCACTACTAACACGTGGATTGAAAATGTTTTCTGTGGTCCTGGTCACGGCATCAG CATTGGAAGTTTGGGCTGGGATTTGCATGAACCTGGTGTTCAGAACCTGACAGTCAAATCAGTTGCATTCCGGAATAGTGACAATGGTGTAAGAATAAAAACATGGGCAAGGTCGAGCAATGGATTTGTTAGAGATGTTCTTTTCAAGAATATTGCAATGAGTAATGTCAAAAATCCGATTCTTATAGACCAAGACTACTGTCCTAACAACCAAGATTGTCCAGGAAAG GTATCTGGAATCAAAATTAGCAATGTAAGGTATCAAGACATTCGCGGATCATCTGCAACGCCAATTGCAGTGCAGTTGCAATGTAGTAAGAAATATCCTTGCAGTGGGATACGACTACAAGATGTAGTACTCACGTATAAAAATCAAGCAGCAAAAGCGTCGTGTGCCAATGCAGGAGGAACTGCTTCTGGCGTCATTAAGCCTTCTGGTTGTTTATAG
- the LOC108202072 gene encoding non-functional NADPH-dependent codeinone reductase 2 — MAKVEIPQTRIGSMGATMPLICFGTSYSVLAPSEFLKPSVVNAIRLGYRHFDTAAFYNSEECLGEAVTEALSLGLIKSRADLFITSKLWCSDAHSDRVLPALQKTLKNLGMEYVDLYLIHFPVSLKPGSQGIPFPSEDVLLMDFKSVWEAMEKCQSLGLSRNIGVSNFSSKKLETILSSAKIPPAVNQVELNPLWQQKKLREYCRKNNVHLSGFSPLGAPNTWWGNNRVLDCEVLKSIAKARGKTVAQVCLRWCYQQGASVIVKSFSKERMVENLEIFDWELSAAECREIEQIPQQKGYTGHHFISSEGPYKSFEQFWDE; from the exons ATGGCCAAGGTGGAGATTCCACAGACTAGAATAGGCTCAATGGGTGCAACCATGCCTTTAATATGCTTTGGAACATCTTATAGTGTTTTGGCTCCTTCGGAGTTTCTGAAACCAAGTGTTGTTAATGCAATCAGACTTGGCTATAGACATTTTGACACTGCTGCCTTCTATAACTCAGAGGAGTGTCTTGGTGAAGCCGTTACAGAGGCTTTGAGCCTCGGTCTGATCAAGTCTCGCGCTGATCTTTTTATCACATCAAAGCTTTGGTGTAGTGATGCACACTCTGATCGCGTGCTTCCTGCTCTACAAAAAACTCTCAA GAACCTTGGGATGGAGTATGTTGATCTCTACCTTATTCATTTTCCTGTGAGCTTGAAGCCCGGGAGTCAGGGTATACCTTTTCCTTCAGAAGATGTTCTTCTCATGGATTTCAAGTCTGTCTGGGAAGCCATGGAGAAGTGTCAAAGCCTTGGCCTTTCTAGAAACATAGGAGTCAGCAATTTCTCTAGCAAGAAGCTCGAGACCATACTTTCATCTGCAAAGATCCCTCCTGCTGTTAATCAG GTGGAACTGAACCCTCTGTGGCAGCAGAAGAAGTTGCGGGAATATTGTAGGAAAAATAATGTACATCTTTCAGGTTTTTCCCCTTTAGGCGCCCCAAACACATGGTGGGGAAATAATAGAGTCCTGGACTGCGAGGTGCTGAAGAGTATTGCTAAAGCTAGAGGAAAGACAGTTGCTCAG GTATGTTTAAGATGGTGTTACCAGCAAGGTGCAAGTGTTATTGTTAAGAGCTTCTCAAAGGAAAGAATGGTTGAAAATTTAGAGATATTTGACTGGGAACTGAGTGCTGCTGAGTGTCGAGAGATAGAACAGATTCCCCAGCAGAAGGGTTACACTGGACACCACTTCATTTCATCGGAAGGACCTTACAAATCTTTTGAGCAATTCTGGGATGAATAG